One stretch of Lacimicrobium alkaliphilum DNA includes these proteins:
- a CDS encoding anthranilate synthase component 1 produces MSLAELSEQPGKVETLIHQSTYQADPLDLYQRLCHNKANSLLLESAEIDSKDNLKSLILVDAALRLECRGHQVTCQALTDNGRAILPLLAEHCAADEQQTSGDTLVLNFNAPDPALDEDSRLKARSVFDSLRTLVQQITPLRDHPNALFVGGAFAYDMLAGFEALPDVGEGPNHCPDFVFYLAETLILIDHQHRTTDIIGSVFSGANVAQSYFAVSQRLEALNKELQSQQRYQQRPVSTVTAQQLEVDKSDKVYQQHVLDLKEHILAGDIFQVVPSRTFSLPCPDPHLAYARLKQQNPSPYMFFLQDQAFCIFGASPESALKYSHQDNQVEVYPIAGTRPRGRNADGSLNRDLDSRIELDLREDEKEKAEHLMLVDLARNDIARVSEPGSRYVKDLLKVDRYSQVMHLVSRVVGQLRGDLDALHAYQACMNMGTLVGAPKVMAARLIREVEQQRRGSYGGAVGYINGQGDMDTCIVIRSAFVSNGVAHIQAGAGVVHDSDPVAEANETRSKAQAVIRAIVDAHAQEAQP; encoded by the coding sequence ATGAGTCTGGCAGAATTAAGCGAACAACCGGGCAAAGTGGAAACCCTGATCCACCAAAGCACCTATCAGGCCGATCCGCTGGATCTGTATCAGCGTCTGTGTCACAACAAGGCCAACAGCCTGCTGCTGGAATCGGCGGAAATCGACAGCAAGGACAACCTGAAAAGCCTGATTCTGGTGGATGCCGCCTTAAGGCTCGAATGTCGGGGCCATCAGGTAACCTGCCAGGCCTTAACGGATAATGGCCGGGCAATATTGCCGCTGTTGGCTGAGCATTGCGCTGCAGATGAGCAGCAAACGTCAGGTGATACGCTGGTACTGAATTTTAACGCCCCGGATCCTGCGCTGGATGAAGACAGCCGCCTTAAGGCCCGCTCGGTATTTGACAGCCTGCGTACGCTGGTGCAGCAAATCACGCCCCTGCGCGACCACCCTAATGCGCTGTTTGTTGGTGGCGCCTTTGCCTATGATATGCTCGCTGGCTTCGAGGCCCTGCCCGATGTCGGTGAAGGCCCTAACCATTGCCCCGATTTTGTCTTCTATCTCGCTGAAACCCTGATTCTGATTGATCACCAGCATCGCACGACGGATATTATTGGCAGCGTATTTTCCGGTGCCAATGTGGCACAAAGCTACTTTGCCGTCAGTCAGCGTCTTGAAGCCCTGAACAAGGAACTGCAAAGCCAGCAACGCTATCAGCAGCGCCCAGTCAGCACTGTAACTGCACAGCAGCTGGAAGTGGATAAAAGCGACAAGGTGTATCAGCAGCATGTGCTGGATTTAAAGGAGCATATTCTGGCCGGTGATATTTTTCAGGTGGTGCCCTCAAGAACCTTCAGCCTGCCCTGCCCCGACCCGCATCTGGCCTACGCCAGATTAAAACAGCAAAACCCCAGCCCTTATATGTTTTTCCTTCAGGATCAGGCCTTTTGCATCTTTGGTGCGTCGCCGGAATCGGCGCTGAAATACAGCCATCAGGATAATCAGGTGGAAGTCTATCCCATTGCCGGTACCCGCCCACGGGGCCGTAATGCCGATGGCAGCCTGAACCGGGATCTGGACAGCCGCATAGAGCTGGATCTGCGCGAAGATGAAAAAGAAAAGGCCGAGCATCTGATGTTGGTGGATCTGGCCCGTAACGATATCGCCAGAGTGTCTGAGCCCGGCAGCCGTTATGTTAAAGACCTGCTCAAGGTTGACCGTTACTCGCAGGTGATGCATCTGGTATCCCGGGTAGTGGGTCAGTTGCGCGGAGATCTCGATGCCCTGCACGCCTATCAGGCCTGCATGAATATGGGCACCTTAGTGGGTGCGCCCAAAGTGATGGCAGCGCGGCTTATCCGTGAAGTGGAACAGCAGCGCCGTGGCAGCTATGGCGGCGCGGTGGGTTATATCAATGGTCAGGGTGATATGGATACCTGTATCGTCATTCGCAGCGCCTTTGTCAGTAACGGCGTTGCCCATATTCAGGCCGGTGCCGGGGTGGTACATGACTCGGACCCGGTGGCCGAGGCCAATGAAACCCGCAGCAAAGCCCAGGCGGTGATCCGTGCCATTGTGGATGCCCATGCACAGGAGGCGCAACCATGA
- a CDS encoding aminodeoxychorismate/anthranilate synthase component II has protein sequence MKQPNSKPHIFLIDNFDSFTYNLVDEMRCLGFELTVYRNSQCAEFILQKLNECPDPVLLMLSPGPGAPADAGCVPALLKLVQGKFPVLGICLGHQAIVEHYGGTVGRAKQVMHGKASAITHQGRHMFANLPQPLPVARYHSLVATAVPSQLEVLAEFEDMAMALYHPQDKMLGFQFHPESILTALGSQLLAQSIHYLGDA, from the coding sequence ATGAAGCAGCCAAACAGCAAACCCCATATTTTTCTGATCGATAATTTTGATTCATTCACCTACAACCTGGTGGATGAAATGCGCTGCTTAGGCTTTGAACTGACGGTGTATCGCAATAGTCAATGTGCTGAGTTTATTCTGCAAAAACTGAATGAATGCCCGGACCCGGTACTGCTGATGCTCTCCCCCGGTCCCGGCGCGCCGGCCGATGCGGGCTGCGTACCGGCGCTGTTAAAACTGGTGCAGGGCAAATTCCCGGTGCTGGGGATCTGTCTCGGTCATCAGGCCATTGTCGAGCACTACGGCGGCACCGTAGGCCGGGCTAAACAGGTAATGCACGGCAAGGCCTCGGCTATCACCCATCAGGGCAGACATATGTTCGCCAATTTACCCCAGCCTCTACCCGTGGCCCGCTATCATTCACTGGTTGCCACCGCCGTACCGTCGCAGCTTGAGGTACTGGCAGAGTTCGAAGACATGGCTATGGCCCTGTATCATCCGCAAGATAAGATGCTGGGTTTTCAGTTTCATCCCGAATCCATTCTTACCGCTTTGGGCAGCCAGTTGCTGGCTCAGAGTATTCATTATCTTGGAGACGCCTGA
- the trpD gene encoding anthranilate phosphoribosyltransferase → MHPLLEQLYAHKALTQQQTREFFSEVITGNMDPIMLASALTALKMRGETPSEIAGAASALIDHASDFPRPEYDFADIVGTGGDGFNTLNISSASAIVAASCGAKVAKHGNRSVSSKSGSADLFREFGLNLAMSADTARACLDNTGLCFLFAPQYHAGIRHAMPVRTALKTRTLFNLLGPLANPARPTHILLGVYLPELVRPMAETLKLLGYQHALVVHGSGLDELALHGPTQIAELERGDIREYQLTPADFKLREYPISAIEGGEPAENKALIEALLAGNGQDAHRQAVAINSGALLKLLGLADSYQQGAQMAMDKLSSSAPLALIRHSAELSQSSPEQV, encoded by the coding sequence ATGCATCCGTTACTGGAACAGCTTTATGCTCACAAAGCGCTGACACAGCAGCAAACCCGCGAGTTTTTCTCTGAAGTGATCACCGGCAATATGGATCCCATCATGCTGGCCTCGGCCTTAACCGCCCTGAAAATGCGCGGTGAAACCCCCTCAGAGATTGCCGGTGCCGCCAGTGCGCTGATCGATCACGCCAGTGACTTTCCCCGGCCTGAGTATGATTTTGCCGATATTGTCGGTACCGGCGGCGATGGTTTTAATACCCTGAATATTTCCTCGGCCAGTGCCATTGTCGCCGCCAGTTGCGGGGCAAAAGTGGCCAAGCATGGTAACCGCAGCGTATCAAGTAAATCCGGCTCGGCGGATCTGTTCCGCGAGTTTGGTCTCAATCTGGCCATGAGCGCCGATACGGCCAGAGCCTGTCTGGATAATACCGGCCTGTGCTTCTTATTCGCGCCTCAGTACCATGCGGGTATTCGCCACGCCATGCCGGTGCGCACAGCCCTGAAAACCCGCACCCTGTTTAATCTGCTTGGCCCGTTGGCCAACCCGGCCCGCCCCACTCATATTCTGCTCGGCGTGTATCTGCCAGAGCTGGTCCGCCCTATGGCGGAAACCCTTAAATTACTGGGTTATCAGCATGCACTGGTGGTACATGGCAGCGGCCTGGATGAACTGGCCTTACATGGCCCCACACAGATTGCTGAGCTTGAACGGGGTGATATCCGCGAATACCAGTTAACCCCGGCGGATTTTAAGCTCAGAGAATATCCCATCAGCGCTATTGAAGGCGGTGAACCGGCAGAAAACAAAGCGTTAATTGAAGCGCTGTTAGCAGGTAACGGCCAGGACGCCCATCGTCAGGCGGTGGCGATTAACAGCGGTGCGCTGTTAAAGCTGCTGGGGCTGGCGGACAGCTATCAGCAAGGTGCACAAATGGCGATGGATAAACTAAGCAGTTCTGCCCCCCTGGCATTGATTCGCCACAGTGCAGAGCTATCTCAATCCTCACCGGAACAGGTTTAA
- the trpCF gene encoding bifunctional indole-3-glycerol-phosphate synthase TrpC/phosphoribosylanthranilate isomerase TrpF, which produces MENVLQKIVADKKIELEALKQARPLQSFIDTLTPSEKSLYQALSQPQAGYIFECKKASPSKGLIRAHFDLDEILAAYTPYASAISVLTDKKYFQGSYDYLRYVTDRVSQPVLNKDFFIDPYQVYLARYYNADAILLMLSVLDDQQYKELASLAERYRLDVLTEVSNEEEAARANRLGAKIIGINNRNLRDLSTDLSATGRLAPLLNKDALIISESGIYTHQDVLQLAPFADGFLVGSALMAQQDLSQAVKNLVFGQIKICGITTAEYAAVVRASGACYAGLIFAEKSPRAITAEQAKAIVSQVPFNYVGVFVNEQPEKVAELADALNLSAVQLHGQEDSDYIQTLRKLLPEDCELWKAQGVSDSLPPLNMAEVDRHLLDCQVRDQFGGTGTSFNWALLNEIKDKSRLVLAGGLSAENIKEAAATGAAILDVNSGVESAPGRKDADKITELFKQLRDY; this is translated from the coding sequence ATGGAAAATGTGCTGCAAAAAATTGTTGCGGATAAAAAAATTGAGCTTGAGGCGCTGAAGCAGGCCAGGCCGCTACAAAGCTTTATCGATACCCTGACCCCGTCAGAGAAAAGTCTGTATCAGGCCCTGAGTCAGCCACAGGCAGGGTATATTTTTGAGTGTAAAAAAGCCTCACCTTCAAAAGGGCTGATTCGCGCGCATTTTGATCTGGATGAGATACTAGCGGCGTACACACCCTATGCCAGTGCCATTTCAGTGCTGACCGACAAGAAGTACTTTCAGGGCAGTTATGATTATCTGCGTTATGTGACAGACAGGGTCAGCCAGCCGGTGCTGAACAAGGACTTTTTTATTGACCCCTATCAGGTGTATCTGGCCCGTTACTATAATGCCGATGCCATACTACTGATGCTCTCGGTGCTGGATGACCAGCAATACAAAGAACTGGCCTCACTGGCGGAAAGATACCGGCTGGATGTGCTCACCGAAGTCAGCAATGAAGAGGAAGCGGCAAGAGCCAACAGACTGGGCGCAAAAATTATCGGTATTAATAACCGCAATCTGCGTGATTTAAGTACTGATTTAAGCGCGACCGGCAGGCTCGCGCCCTTGCTAAATAAAGACGCGCTGATTATCTCGGAATCGGGTATCTATACCCACCAGGATGTGTTGCAGCTGGCACCTTTTGCCGATGGATTCTTAGTGGGCAGCGCGCTGATGGCACAACAGGATCTGAGCCAGGCGGTAAAAAATCTGGTCTTCGGTCAGATCAAAATCTGCGGCATTACAACGGCTGAATATGCTGCTGTGGTCAGGGCGTCCGGGGCCTGTTATGCGGGGCTGATTTTTGCTGAAAAATCCCCCCGCGCCATCACGGCAGAGCAGGCCAAAGCCATTGTCAGCCAGGTGCCCTTTAATTATGTGGGGGTATTTGTGAATGAACAGCCTGAGAAGGTGGCAGAACTGGCAGATGCGCTCAATCTCAGCGCGGTGCAACTGCATGGGCAGGAAGACAGCGACTATATTCAAACACTACGCAAACTTTTACCCGAGGATTGTGAGCTCTGGAAAGCACAAGGGGTCAGCGACAGCCTGCCACCGCTGAATATGGCAGAGGTGGATCGCCATCTGCTGGATTGCCAGGTCAGAGATCAATTTGGCGGTACCGGTACCTCTTTTAACTGGGCGCTGTTAAATGAGATTAAGGACAAATCACGTTTGGTTCTGGCTGGCGGCCTGTCGGCTGAGAACATCAAAGAGGCGGCGGCTACCGGCGCCGCGATACTGGATGTCAACTCCGGTGTGGAAAGTGCACCAGGACGCAAAGATGCAGACAAAATCACTGAATTATTCAAGCAATTAAGAGACTACTGA
- the trpB gene encoding tryptophan synthase subunit beta — protein MTEHLDSKFGQYGGMYVPELLIPALDQLEQAFVDAQKDPEFQQEFMALLKDYAGRPTAMTLTRNLVSNPKVKLYLKREDLLHGGAHKTNQVLGQALLTKRMGKKEVIAETGAGQHGVATALACALLGLKARIYMGAKDVERQAPNVFRMRLMGAEVIPVEAGSGTLKDAVNEAMRDWSATYDKAHYLLGTAAGPHPFPTIVREFHRMIGEEVRQQILEKEGRLPDAIVACVGGGSNAIGIFADFIDEPEVKLIGVEPAGKGLHTHEHGAAIANGTKGILHGAYSYIMQTGDGQIEESYSVSAGLDYPAVGPQHAYLNDIGRAQYASVTDDEALNAFQLLARKEGIIPALESSHALAHALNMADEAEEETLIVVNLSGRGDKDLAHVHQILTGEKQDG, from the coding sequence ATGACAGAACATTTAGACAGTAAATTTGGCCAGTACGGCGGCATGTATGTGCCCGAGCTGCTGATCCCGGCGCTGGACCAGCTCGAACAGGCCTTTGTGGATGCGCAGAAAGACCCTGAATTTCAGCAGGAGTTTATGGCGCTGTTAAAAGATTATGCGGGGCGCCCCACTGCGATGACTCTGACCCGTAATCTGGTCAGTAACCCCAAGGTGAAACTCTATCTTAAGCGGGAAGATCTGCTCCACGGCGGTGCCCATAAAACCAATCAGGTGCTGGGTCAGGCTCTTTTAACCAAGCGCATGGGCAAAAAAGAAGTGATTGCCGAAACCGGCGCCGGCCAGCATGGTGTGGCAACGGCTTTGGCCTGTGCCCTGCTGGGCTTAAAGGCCCGTATCTATATGGGTGCCAAAGATGTGGAACGCCAGGCGCCTAATGTGTTTCGTATGCGTCTGATGGGCGCCGAGGTGATCCCGGTGGAAGCGGGGTCAGGTACCCTTAAGGATGCCGTTAACGAAGCCATGCGAGACTGGTCAGCCACCTATGACAAGGCACACTATTTACTCGGCACGGCCGCAGGACCACACCCCTTTCCCACCATAGTACGCGAATTTCACCGCATGATCGGCGAAGAAGTCCGTCAGCAGATACTGGAAAAAGAGGGGCGTCTGCCCGATGCTATCGTCGCCTGTGTGGGCGGTGGCTCCAATGCCATCGGCATTTTTGCGGATTTTATTGATGAGCCTGAGGTGAAATTAATTGGTGTGGAGCCCGCCGGAAAAGGTTTGCATACTCATGAACACGGTGCCGCCATCGCCAATGGTACAAAAGGCATATTGCACGGTGCCTACAGCTATATTATGCAGACCGGTGATGGTCAGATTGAAGAGTCCTATTCCGTCTCTGCGGGCCTCGATTATCCGGCGGTGGGCCCACAACATGCCTACCTGAACGATATTGGACGCGCCCAGTATGCTTCGGTCACCGATGATGAAGCCCTGAACGCCTTTCAGTTGCTGGCCAGAAAAGAGGGTATTATTCCGGCACTGGAATCCTCCCACGCCCTGGCTCATGCCCTGAATATGGCCGATGAAGCCGAAGAAGAAACCCTGATCGTCGTCAACCTTTCCGGCCGGGGCGACAAAGACCTGGCCCATGTTCATCAGATACTGACCGGAGAAAAGCAAGATGGATAG
- the trpA gene encoding tryptophan synthase subunit alpha codes for MDRYAQMFERLDACGEGAFVPFVMLGDPNIDTSLEIVDALVKGGADALELGIPFSDPIADGPTIQKAAIRALKSDVRPPDCFAIIAKIRRQHPQIPIGLLLYSNLVLAPGIDEFYRQASEAGVDSILIADVPIRESGPFSEAAKAHSMHQILIAPPNASDETMARIGELSSGYTYLLGRAGVTGAETAATMPASELINKLKQVGAARPILGFGISKPEQVKDAIAAGAAGAIAGSATVKLIEEHLSDVPAMLQRLTDYVAGMKAGTTHHS; via the coding sequence ATGGATAGATATGCACAGATGTTTGAACGCCTGGATGCCTGTGGCGAAGGTGCCTTTGTGCCATTTGTGATGCTTGGCGATCCCAACATCGATACCAGTCTGGAAATTGTTGATGCGCTGGTAAAAGGCGGTGCCGATGCCCTGGAACTGGGTATTCCCTTCTCCGACCCTATCGCCGATGGCCCAACTATTCAAAAAGCGGCTATCAGGGCATTGAAATCTGACGTGCGCCCCCCCGACTGTTTTGCCATCATCGCCAAGATTCGCCGTCAGCATCCACAGATCCCTATCGGATTATTGCTTTACAGCAATCTGGTACTGGCACCGGGCATTGACGAGTTCTACCGCCAGGCCAGTGAGGCCGGGGTGGACTCGATACTGATTGCCGATGTGCCCATCCGCGAGTCAGGGCCTTTTAGCGAAGCCGCCAAAGCCCATAGCATGCATCAGATCCTGATCGCGCCGCCCAATGCCAGTGACGAAACCATGGCCAGAATCGGTGAGCTTTCCAGTGGTTATACTTATCTGCTTGGCCGGGCGGGTGTAACAGGCGCAGAAACCGCCGCCACCATGCCGGCGTCTGAACTGATTAACAAACTCAAACAGGTGGGTGCCGCCAGGCCCATTCTTGGCTTTGGCATCTCCAAGCCGGAACAGGTTAAAGACGCCATCGCCGCCGGAGCTGCCGGGGCCATAGCCGGTTCGGCCACGGTCAAGCTGATCGAAGAGCACTTATCAGATGTGCCCGCCATGCTGCAGCGCCTGACCGACTATGTGGCCGGGATGAAAGCCGGTACTACCCATCATAGCTGA
- a CDS encoding septation protein A, whose amino-acid sequence MQFLLEFLPLLIFFVVYKMQDIFWATGALMLATVIQMLITYLQTKEVPKKQWVFLIMILVFGGLTIGLRDEHFIMWKPSIVYVLFTVILLGSQILKRPALKGLLGSAMVLPDKIWKRLNISWAVFFLASAAANLYVAYEFSESVWVNFKVFGMTGATLIFTIATIMYAYKYMPEEQADNVKEEK is encoded by the coding sequence ATGCAGTTTTTATTAGAGTTTCTTCCCCTGCTGATCTTTTTTGTGGTCTACAAGATGCAGGATATTTTCTGGGCTACCGGGGCGCTGATGCTCGCCACCGTCATCCAGATGCTGATCACTTACCTGCAGACCAAAGAAGTGCCCAAAAAACAGTGGGTATTTCTAATCATGATCCTGGTGTTTGGTGGCCTTACCATAGGTCTGCGCGACGAGCACTTTATTATGTGGAAGCCAAGCATTGTCTATGTGTTATTTACCGTCATTTTGCTGGGCAGTCAGATATTGAAACGCCCCGCTCTCAAGGGCTTGCTTGGCAGCGCCATGGTATTGCCGGATAAGATCTGGAAGCGTCTGAATATCAGCTGGGCGGTCTTCTTTCTGGCCAGTGCGGCGGCCAACTTATATGTGGCCTATGAGTTTAGCGAGAGCGTGTGGGTCAACTTTAAAGTCTTCGGTATGACCGGCGCCACACTGATCTTTACTATCGCTACCATTATGTACGCCTATAAGTATATGCCCGAAGAGCAGGCCGACAACGTCAAGGAAGAGAAATAA
- a CDS encoding YciI family protein, protein MWYMIYSEDIDNSLPLRKQARPDHLARLEQLKQQGRLLIAGPCPAIDAEDPGEAGFTGSLVVAEFDSLEQAQAWADADPYKAAGVYARSIVKPYKKVLP, encoded by the coding sequence ATGTGGTATATGATTTATTCCGAAGATATCGATAACAGCCTGCCACTACGCAAGCAGGCACGGCCAGATCATCTGGCACGGCTGGAGCAGTTAAAGCAACAGGGGCGGCTATTGATCGCCGGGCCCTGCCCCGCTATCGATGCAGAAGATCCCGGTGAAGCGGGCTTTACCGGCTCGCTGGTAGTGGCCGAATTTGATTCTCTTGAGCAGGCGCAAGCCTGGGCCGATGCCGACCCTTATAAGGCGGCCGGTGTCTATGCCCGCAGCATTGTTAAACCCTATAAAAAAGTACTTCCTTAG
- the arfB gene encoding alternative ribosome rescue aminoacyl-tRNA hydrolase ArfB — protein MLIISSNVSISEDEVELSAIRAQGSGGQNVNKVATAIHLRFDIHASSLPDFYKQRLLKLSDSRITSDGVVVIKAQNARTQEQNKEDALARLVALIKEAGKTQKARRPTKPSKAAKRRRIESKKKTGTKKILRGKVDF, from the coding sequence ATGTTAATTATCAGCAGTAATGTCAGTATCAGCGAAGATGAAGTGGAACTGAGCGCCATTCGCGCTCAGGGCAGCGGCGGCCAGAATGTCAATAAAGTGGCCACTGCTATTCATCTGCGTTTTGATATCCACGCCTCTTCGCTACCGGACTTTTATAAACAGCGCTTACTGAAACTCTCCGACAGCCGCATTACCAGCGATGGCGTGGTGGTGATCAAGGCCCAGAACGCCCGTACTCAGGAACAGAATAAAGAAGACGCCCTCGCCCGTCTGGTGGCCCTGATTAAAGAAGCAGGAAAAACCCAGAAAGCCCGTCGGCCCACCAAACCCAGCAAAGCCGCCAAGCGCCGCAGAATAGAAAGCAAGAAGAAAACCGGCACTAAAAAAATCCTGCGTGGCAAAGTGGATTTTTAA
- a CDS encoding ExeM/NucH family extracellular endonuclease: protein MNKLSQYFLLILSLTVSVLTTGCAEQSNSPSAEPVVLSLPFTSEQQIKSLHGKRVIFHQPLTVIDSYNLHRFGELTLASERQYVPTNLYLPGSAEAQELQQRNQLNRIQLLDLNEQEYPAEIIYPGEGLRADNTLRVGDQVIAVTGILQVEEEGITLQPLSQPEFIRANPRLPTPELKDGDLRIASLNVLNLFNGDGQGGEFPTPRGADKAEEYQRQLDKLVASVTAMDADIIGLMELENDGFDKFSAIAQLTQALNQAAGENRYAFVDAGGPLGDDVIAVGLLYRPQVISAISAPMINSDTIFDRPPLAQVFQHKGSGEVFTVVVNHFKSKGSCHKAEGQDKDQGDGQGCFNAKRETQANRLIEWLDTEPVLKASGNQLVIGDLNAYAKEDPVRAFISEGYKDLVGTFSGKKAYSYVYRGQSGYIDHALANPQMFARVVDASVWHINADEPRALDYNTENKTPEQVQALYAPDSYRGSDHDPVLISIKFD, encoded by the coding sequence ATGAATAAACTGTCACAATATTTCTTACTCATACTCTCTTTGACCGTATCTGTGCTGACAACGGGCTGTGCAGAACAGTCCAATAGCCCCTCTGCTGAGCCTGTGGTCCTGTCACTGCCTTTTACCAGTGAACAGCAGATTAAATCTTTGCACGGTAAACGGGTAATATTTCATCAGCCTCTGACAGTTATCGACAGCTACAACCTGCATCGTTTCGGTGAACTGACCCTTGCCAGCGAGCGGCAGTATGTGCCCACCAATTTATATCTGCCAGGTTCTGCAGAGGCGCAGGAATTGCAGCAGCGGAACCAGTTAAACCGTATTCAGCTTTTGGATCTCAATGAGCAGGAATATCCTGCGGAGATAATTTATCCCGGCGAGGGTTTGCGTGCCGACAATACCCTGCGCGTCGGCGATCAGGTTATTGCTGTTACCGGGATTTTGCAGGTAGAGGAAGAGGGTATTACCCTGCAACCACTGAGTCAGCCCGAATTTATCCGAGCCAACCCACGCCTGCCAACTCCGGAGCTAAAGGACGGTGACCTTCGTATCGCCAGCCTGAATGTGTTGAATCTGTTTAATGGCGACGGTCAGGGCGGCGAGTTTCCTACCCCCAGAGGTGCCGACAAAGCAGAGGAGTATCAGCGCCAGTTAGACAAACTGGTCGCCTCTGTAACGGCTATGGACGCCGATATCATTGGTCTGATGGAGCTGGAAAATGACGGTTTTGACAAGTTCAGCGCCATCGCCCAGCTGACTCAGGCACTAAATCAGGCGGCGGGTGAAAACCGCTATGCTTTTGTCGACGCAGGCGGTCCACTTGGGGATGATGTGATCGCAGTGGGGCTGTTGTATCGTCCGCAGGTCATTTCGGCAATATCCGCACCGATGATCAATTCTGATACGATTTTTGATCGCCCGCCACTGGCTCAGGTATTTCAGCACAAAGGCTCGGGGGAGGTCTTTACCGTGGTGGTCAATCACTTTAAATCTAAGGGCAGTTGTCATAAAGCCGAAGGACAGGATAAAGACCAGGGCGACGGTCAGGGCTGCTTTAATGCGAAACGCGAAACTCAGGCCAACAGACTCATTGAATGGCTGGATACTGAGCCTGTTCTTAAGGCCAGCGGAAACCAACTGGTGATTGGAGATTTAAATGCCTATGCCAAAGAAGATCCTGTCCGTGCATTTATTTCCGAAGGCTATAAAGACCTGGTCGGTACATTTTCCGGAAAAAAGGCCTATAGCTATGTCTATCGCGGTCAGTCCGGCTATATCGACCATGCACTGGCAAACCCACAGATGTTCGCCAGGGTTGTCGATGCCAGCGTCTGGCATATTAATGCCGATGAGCCCAGAGCTCTGGACTACAATACCGAGAACAAAACCCCGGAGCAGGTGCAGGCCCTTTATGCGCCCGACAGCTACAGGGGATCGGATCACGATCCGGTGCTGATCAGCATTAAATTTGATTAA
- a CDS encoding cohesin domain-containing protein translates to MKKLIAMLALSLGFSAQGAQINLSLDQTDYTVGDEVTVNLSATDVVDVASFQFDLLFDTDSFGLSAGDSVMADSSDLASALVFDIAAFDDGLETGLGFGFFDIFSLNGDVLIASFTLTAQTMGSFDFTLANGIFSDSLFGDVPVTFSGDSSVNVTAAEVSEPASLALFGLALAGFVAANRKRS, encoded by the coding sequence ATGAAAAAACTTATAGCCATGCTGGCGTTATCCCTGGGCTTCAGTGCCCAGGGGGCACAAATTAACCTCAGTCTGGATCAGACTGACTACACAGTTGGAGACGAAGTTACTGTTAATCTCAGTGCCACTGACGTGGTGGATGTGGCCAGTTTTCAGTTTGACCTGTTGTTTGATACCGACAGCTTTGGTCTGAGTGCTGGCGACTCAGTGATGGCGGATAGCTCAGATCTGGCATCGGCCTTAGTGTTCGATATTGCTGCCTTTGACGACGGTCTGGAAACGGGTCTGGGCTTTGGTTTCTTTGACATTTTCTCTCTTAACGGAGATGTGTTAATCGCCAGCTTTACCCTGACAGCACAGACTATGGGCTCTTTCGACTTTACACTGGCAAACGGGATCTTCAGCGATTCCCTGTTCGGCGATGTTCCGGTGACCTTCTCCGGAGACTCATCCGTCAATGTAACGGCCGCTGAAGTTTCAGAGCCTGCCAGCCTGGCACTATTTGGTCTGGCATTGGCTGGATTTGTTGCTGCAAACAGAAAGCGCAGTTAA